The Anaeromyxobacter sp. Fw109-5 genomic interval TCCCGAGCGCCGCGCGCCGCGCGGCACGAGGTGCCCATGGGCGAAGACGCGCCAAGATGCTCCCGCTGCGGGGACACCACGCTCCGCGACGAGACGGAGACGCTCTCGGTGAAGCTCCCCCGCTCCGACGTCACCGCCTCGGTCGCGGTGCCCGCCCGCCGCTGCCCGGCCTGCGGCGAGGTGCACCTGGACGGCACGCTCGCGCAGCGCTTCCAGCTCGCCGCCTGCAGCGAGCTCGCCGACGCCGGGGTCGACACCGGCGAGGCGCTGCGCCACATGCGCAAGGTGCTCGGCCTGCGGGCCGCGGAGCTCGCGCGCCTGCTGGACGTGACGCCGGAGACCATCTCGCACTGGGAGACGGGCAAGGCGCGCCCCAACCGCGCGGCGTTCGTGGCGGTCTGCGCGATGGCCGACGACGCCCTCCACGGCAGGACCACGACCCGCGATCGGCTGGAGCTGCTGGCGAAGGGACGGGTCTACCCGCGGGCGCTCGTGGTGAAGCTGCGATAGGCCGGGGCCTCCCGCGGCGGGGCGGCGCGCTCAGGGACGTCCGGTCCGCGCCGGCAGGAAGGCGCGCCCGGGCTTCTCGCGGCGCTTCTCGCGCCTGCGATCGGCGCTCGCGGCGAAGGGCGGCACGGTGCGCCCGCTCCGGAAGAGCGCGACGAGCACGGCGACGATCGCGACGAGCGACGCGAGGACCAGCCAGAACAGCACCCTGATCTCGGGGCTCGTTTCCATACGATCGTCTCGTATCGCGCCCGGGGCGCGCGCGCGTGACGACGGCGCGACGAGTTGGCGACGGACTCCCGCGCTGCTCCGAGCACCCGGCCGGGCGAGCGCCCGCGCACCGTCCGAGGGCGGAGTCGCGCGGAGTTCACACAGCCATTGCCGTGCCGTCGCGCGGCCGAGTCGGCCGCCGTGCAAGCTCACCGGAATGAACGCCCAGCACACGATCTACTGTGGAAACAGGCACCGCCGCCGCGACGGCGTCCCCATCGCCCACGCGTGCCGGATCCTCGCCCCCGAGTTCCTCGAGGCCGAGCGCCGCGAGGAGTACGGCCTCGCGGCCAGCGTGCTCGAGAAGATGGACGTCGTCCTCCACGGCGGCGTGCCGGACGCCGACGGGCACGGAGCGGGCCGCTGACCGCAGGCTCACGACGGGCGCGCGGCGCGACGCGGCCCCTCCTCGCGCGCCGCCGCGCTCGACGCGGCGAGCAGCCCCTCCGCGCGCCAGGCGACGCGCAGCGCGCGACACCACCCGACGGACGCCCGCACGAAGCGCGCCGTGTGGACGGGGCGGCGCGCCGCCTCCGCCATCGCCCGCAGGCCGTGACGGGCCCGCGAGAGGCCGCGCGCGGCGAACGCCGCCGCGAGGCTCCGCGCCAGCGGCGGGAGCGGCGCGGCCGGCGTGTCGGTGACGAGGCGCAGCACCGTGAACGGCACGCCCGCCTCCACGGCGGCGCGCGCGAGGGCCGCCGACTCCATGTCGGCGGCGCCCGACGAGAGCTCGAGGGCCGGGAGCACACCCTGCGCCGACACCACCTCGACCGGCCGGGCGGCGGGCGCGAGCCGGAGCAGCCCCGGCGGAAGCTCGAGCGCCGCCATCCGCCCGCCCTCGAGGGTGTGCAGCGCCCGCGCCGTGACGAGGGCGCCGATCGCGAGGTCGGGCGAGAGCGCCCCCGCGAACCCCGACGAGATGACGAGGCGGGGCCTCGGCGCCCGCGCGAGGCGGACCCGGAGCGCGGAGCCGGCGCGCGCCGGCCCGACCCCGGTGCGCAGCACCTCGACCCCGAGGGCCCCCGAGTCGGCGATGCCGCGGCGGCAGGCCAGGGCCTCCGCTCGCGTGGCGGCGCAGACCACCACGCGCCCTGCCGAGCCTGGCGCGCGCAGCCGGAGCGCGCTCGCGCCCAGCGTGACGGCGATGACGGCCGCGCTCGCGGCGGCGAGGGGCAGGTCGCGGATCCAGATCGTGACGGCGAGGTTGAAGCCGAAGATGCCGGCGTACACGCCGAGGACGCCCCAGGCCAGGCGCGGGTGCACCCTGCGGAGCGGGCCGCGGCACCACGGCACGTGCGCGAGGCAGCGCTGGAACACCCACGCGCTCGCCGCGCCGACGAGGAACCAGCCCGCGAAGTTCGCCGCCGTCACGCCGAAGTAGAAGCCGCGCGTGGGGTACTCGTAGATGCGCCCGAGGAACCACTCGTCGCCCTGCAGCGCCACGGGATCGATGACCACGTCGAGCAGGGTCATGAGGAGGCCGGCGAGGAGCGGCGCCGCCGGCCGCCGCAGCCCGGGCCAGCTCCCCCGGGCGCGCTCCTCCGCCGGCGAGAGGAGCGCCGCCGCCAGCGCGAGCGAGAACCAGGCGAGGAACACGAACGACAGCGAGTCGAAGAACGGCACGTTCGAGATCCAGAGCTCGCGCGTGCGCGTCGCGTCGAAGTAGCGGTACGCGCCGAACGGGAAGCCGTTGCGCGTCGAGCTGTACTCCGCGCCGAAGGCGAGGAGCCACGTCGCGGCCGCGAAGGTCAGCGTCCGGCGGCCGCCGAGCTGGTACCAGGCGAACGCGAGGAAGCAGGCGAGGAACGCGTAGACGTACGGACGGTGGACCACGCTCCCCCAGAGCAGCGCCGCGATCTCCGCGAGCCCCATCGCCTCATCCCCGGCCCTGCGCGCAGAAGCGCCCGAGCGCCATGAGGGGGAAGTAGTGCCGGTACAGGTGGTAGCGGAGGTAGAAGTGGCGCGGGAAGCCCGTCCCGGTGAACGCCTCCTCCTCCCACGAGCCCTGCGCCTCGCCGTCGGCGAGCTGGCGCTCCACGAGCCACGCGATCCCTCGCCGCACCGCCGCGTCGTCCGCGGCTCGGTACGCGAGCAGGCCCATCACGCCCCAGGCGGTCTGCGACGCGGTCGAGGGGCCGCGCCCCATCGCGGCGCGGTCCGCGTAGGACTCGAGCCCCTCGCCGAAGCCGCCGTCCGCGTTCTGCACCGAGTCGAGCCAGCCGAGCGCGCGCGCGACCATCGGGTCGGACGCCGGCACGCGCTGGCGCGCGAGGCCGTTCAGCACGTTCGAGGTCCCGTAGACGTAGTTCACCCCCCAGCGGCCGTACCAGCTCCCCTCCGGCTCCTGCGCGCGGCGCAGGTAGGCCACCCCGCGCCGGCAAGCGGCGCGCAGGTGCGGCGCGTCCAGCATCCCGAACGCCTCGAGGACCCGTCCCGTGACGTCGGGGCTCGAGGGATCGCAGAGCGAGTCCATGTCCGAGAACGGGATCTCGTTCAGGAAGAGGCGGTCGTTGTTCACGTCGAACGCGGCCCAGCCGCCGTCCCGGTTCTGCATGCTCGCGACCCAGGCCGCCGCGCGCCGCACCGTCTCGCCGGCGCGCGAGGCCGGGTCGTGCTTCAGGAGCCCCACGATCACCGCGGCCGTGTCGTCGACGTCCGGGTACCAGCTGTTCGCGTACTCGAAGGCCCACCCGCCCGGCTCGCCGCGCGGGTCGTAGACCTTCCAGTCGCCCCAGTCGTTCGTGAGCTGCATGCCCTCGATCCATCGGCGCGCGGCCACGAGCCGCGGGTCGGTGGGGCTCTCGCCGGAGTCGAGCAGCCCGATGAGCGCGAGGATCGTGTCCCAGACCGGC includes:
- a CDS encoding type II TA system antitoxin MqsA family protein; translation: MGEDAPRCSRCGDTTLRDETETLSVKLPRSDVTASVAVPARRCPACGEVHLDGTLAQRFQLAACSELADAGVDTGEALRHMRKVLGLRAAELARLLDVTPETISHWETGKARPNRAAFVAVCAMADDALHGRTTTRDRLELLAKGRVYPRALVVKLR
- a CDS encoding carotenoid biosynthesis protein; this translates as MGLAEIAALLWGSVVHRPYVYAFLACFLAFAWYQLGGRRTLTFAAATWLLAFGAEYSSTRNGFPFGAYRYFDATRTRELWISNVPFFDSLSFVFLAWFSLALAAALLSPAEERARGSWPGLRRPAAPLLAGLLMTLLDVVIDPVALQGDEWFLGRIYEYPTRGFYFGVTAANFAGWFLVGAASAWVFQRCLAHVPWCRGPLRRVHPRLAWGVLGVYAGIFGFNLAVTIWIRDLPLAAASAAVIAVTLGASALRLRAPGSAGRVVVCAATRAEALACRRGIADSGALGVEVLRTGVGPARAGSALRVRLARAPRPRLVISSGFAGALSPDLAIGALVTARALHTLEGGRMAALELPPGLLRLAPAARPVEVVSAQGVLPALELSSGAADMESAALARAAVEAGVPFTVLRLVTDTPAAPLPPLARSLAAAFAARGLSRARHGLRAMAEAARRPVHTARFVRASVGWCRALRVAWRAEGLLAASSAAAREEGPRRAARPS